A part of Vigna radiata var. radiata cultivar VC1973A unplaced genomic scaffold, Vradiata_ver6 scaffold_137, whole genome shotgun sequence genomic DNA contains:
- the LOC106753516 gene encoding uncharacterized protein LOC106753516, which yields MVLSTISTGCSNSLKKKHPHKMKDPGSFTIPCSIRSVKIGKALLDLGPSINLMPLSMLKKIDGLALKLTKISFIMADGSSKKPYGVVEDVVIRIERLEFLVDFVVIEMKEDDKILVILGRSFMKMARVIINVYDGVIMLKDREEKVKEEEKVDKGGTIHFDLKDATFKPGTPVRYKKKL from the exons AtggtgttgtcaacaatctcaacaggtTGCAGTAACTCTTTGAAGAAAAAACACCCTcataaaatgaaggatccaggaagtTTTACAATTCCTTGCTCCATTAGGAGTGTGAAGATAGGAAAAGCTTTACTTGATTTAGGGCCAAGTATTAACTTGATGCCCTTATCTATGCTGAAGAAGATTGATGGTCTTGCATTGAAGCTAACAAAGATTTCCTTTATCATGGCAGATGGATCATCAAAGAAACCCTATGGTGTGGTGGAGGATGTTGTGATTCGCATTGAAAGGCTTGAATTCCTAGTTGACTTTGTGGTTATAGAGATGAAGGAGGATGATAAGATCCTGGTTATTCTTGGAAGGTCGTTTATGAAGATGGCCAGagtaattattaatgtttatgatGGGGTAATTATGCTTAAAGACCGAGAAGAAAAG gtaaaggaagaagagaaagttgacAAAGGAGGGACAATTCACTTTGACTTGAAGGATGCAACATTCAAGCCTGGTACTCCTGTGAGATACAAGAAGAAGTTGTAG